The window CTGCTGTGACATCTTTAATCTTTCTCTTGCTTCTTTGATGATTTTATAATATTCCTCAACTATATCTAATTCCACTTCAGTATATTTTTTGTTAGGGCTAGTTTTTATTCTCTTCTTATCCTCCTCTTTCTTTAAATTAACAATTTTAGCATAGTTTTTAATTTTATTGAAACAATTACTACAAACAGTAATAATACTTCCCTCATAAGAGACTGTAAAACCCTTACCCTTTATGGGAGAACCACATAACTCACAGTATTTTACATTTTGGTTTTGCATATAATATATACACGACTTTGTATATTAAACACTTTTATTGGTTTTCGTACAAGTAATATTATTGGGTAAAGTTGTTCGGGGATGTTGATAGTTATAAGAATCGTGAAAA is drawn from Sulfolobus acidocaldarius SUSAZ and contains these coding sequences:
- a CDS encoding XRE family transcriptional regulator — its product is MQNQNVKYCELCGSPIKGKGFTVSYEGSIITVCSNCFNKIKNYAKIVNLKKEEDKKRIKTSPNKKYTEVELDIVEEYYKIIKEARERLKMSQQQLAQALKVSENIIKRFESGKLKPTIQQAKQLERILGIKLLVPIEGEEESNPQKDLGLTLGDIVNIREGKK